A window from Malania oleifera isolate guangnan ecotype guangnan chromosome 7, ASM2987363v1, whole genome shotgun sequence encodes these proteins:
- the LOC131160922 gene encoding uncharacterized protein LOC131160922 — translation MGYDKGSTGWYLKVANPAKTPPASAVGSASASASASAAVSTAAQSSSSQDLGSSSEAPSWFLSFQQDFSSFSSEVRTGLQNIKAKVTSLDKRVTLIEHYQAKLSKGSDPMDISSAHPSTEGDDDASDNDDDANDDNEGNSDNDNDEENTEEEGSQEEGGEETTKGDDSVEED, via the coding sequence ATGGGCTATGATAAGGGTAGTACTGGCTGGTATTTGAAAGTTGCTAATCCTGCCAAAACACCACCTGCTTCTGCAGTAGGTTCAGCTTCAGCATCAGCCTCAGCCTCTGCTGCAGTTTCAACAGCAGCTCAATCTTCCTCCTCACAAGACCTTGGTTCATCTTCAGAAGCACCTTCTTGGTTTTTAtcctttcaacaagatttttctAGTTTCTCTTCTGAAGTACGCACTGGTCTTCAGAATATCAAGGCAAAGGTCACATCACTTGATAAACGAGTGACTCTTATAGAGCACTATCAAGCTAAACTTTCTAAGGggagtgatcccatggacatcagTTCTGCTCATCCAAGTACTGAAGGTGATGATGATGCTagtgataatgatgatgatgcaaATGATGATAATGAGGGTAATTCTGACAATGACAATGATGAAGAAAACACTGAAGAAGAAGGGTCtcaagaagaaggaggagaagaaaCAACAAAAGGAGATGATTCTGTAGAAGAAGACTAG